A window of Candidatus Atribacteria bacterium contains these coding sequences:
- a CDS encoding cupin domain-containing protein: MEPFNNYLNFNTGEILGNCAILVRHLSDMEGMYHDLEATRKIINDGDPLIYRVYNIDVPEKHGHLQHCTSIIYPGRVGDEYHMTKGHFHEQEDTAEIYLVLQGTGKLLMQKKDTEVKILDMQSGSISYIPPYWAHRTINTGNIPLIFFAVYPGEAGHNYGIIESKGFSKLILEKGGQIKVIDNPNY; encoded by the coding sequence ATGGAACCTTTTAATAATTATTTAAATTTTAATACGGGTGAGATTCTTGGAAATTGCGCTATATTAGTTCGCCATTTGAGCGATATGGAAGGAATGTATCATGATTTAGAAGCTACTAGAAAGATTATCAATGATGGTGATCCTTTAATATATAGAGTCTACAATATCGATGTTCCCGAGAAACATGGGCATTTACAGCACTGCACCAGCATTATTTATCCTGGACGAGTAGGTGACGAATACCATATGACCAAAGGACATTTTCATGAACAGGAAGATACTGCGGAAATATATTTAGTATTACAGGGAACAGGTAAATTATTAATGCAGAAGAAAGATACAGAAGTTAAGATCCTGGATATGCAATCAGGAAGCATATCCTATATTCCTCCCTATTGGGCCCATAGGACGATAAATACTGGGAATATACCATTAATCTTTTTTGCGGTTTATCCTGGTGAAGCCGGACATAATTATGGCATTATTGAAAGTAAAGGATTTAGTAAATTAATTCTTGAGAAAGGTGGGCAAATTAAAGTAATAGATAATCCTAATTATTAA
- a CDS encoding xylulose kinase yields MADYLIGVDIGTAGTKAGLFDIGGVLLAEAYEESSLYYPKPGWVEQELEDFYSSAVKTIRRIMEKADIKPEKVAAITIDGQMSGIGMVDKDWHPAARYDSWLDTRCEPYIQLMQRRAGKEVLKKTGCPPTYAHGPKILWWKEERPEVFKKIAKFIVPGCYVAGKMAGLSSFDAFIDYTYLHYSGVANIQEMIWDNELCDIFSIPKEKLPRIVKPWDIIGHLSKETANHCSLVDGIPIVAGAGDTTTSYLGAGIVKPGIIFDVAGTASVLASCTNEFSPDLKYGTVMCSRSVIQNLWNPIAFINGGGLCLRWFRDEIAHQETEEVEAKGQDSYKFLDKLASEIPPGSDKLLFIPHLGGRVLPAQPNLRGSWVGFSWGQSKNHFYRSILEGIAYEYYYYLKIMKNLYPDIEFKEVRVLGGGSKSQLWNQIKADTLNISYAIVTQQEPAILGSAIIGGYAVGLFDDLAKTSQKFVRVKDRIEPRAEYQEHYKKYAEIYIGLIDNLTNTFQRLAQLKEPSWSGPGKVK; encoded by the coding sequence ATGGCAGACTATCTAATCGGTGTAGATATAGGAACTGCAGGAACAAAAGCAGGTCTTTTTGACATAGGAGGGGTTCTATTGGCTGAGGCTTACGAAGAATCTTCACTCTATTATCCAAAGCCTGGTTGGGTCGAGCAGGAACTTGAGGATTTTTACAGCTCAGCAGTAAAAACTATCCGTCGGATAATGGAAAAAGCAGATATAAAACCAGAAAAAGTGGCTGCCATAACAATAGATGGCCAGATGTCAGGAATTGGCATGGTTGATAAGGATTGGCATCCGGCGGCTCGTTATGATTCCTGGTTGGATACTCGTTGCGAACCTTATATTCAGTTGATGCAGAGAAGGGCAGGAAAGGAAGTACTGAAGAAGACCGGTTGTCCACCTACCTATGCCCATGGCCCAAAAATATTATGGTGGAAAGAGGAGCGTCCGGAAGTTTTCAAAAAGATTGCCAAGTTTATTGTCCCGGGATGTTATGTTGCTGGTAAGATGGCAGGCTTGAGTTCTTTTGATGCTTTTATAGATTATACTTATCTCCATTATTCTGGTGTAGCCAATATTCAAGAAATGATTTGGGATAATGAATTATGTGATATCTTTAGTATTCCCAAGGAAAAATTACCACGAATAGTCAAACCCTGGGATATCATCGGGCATTTAAGTAAAGAAACGGCTAATCATTGTAGTTTGGTGGATGGTATTCCTATCGTAGCTGGAGCCGGGGATACCACTACCAGTTATTTAGGAGCAGGAATAGTTAAACCGGGGATTATTTTCGATGTGGCTGGTACAGCATCGGTTTTAGCCAGCTGTACCAATGAATTTTCCCCTGATTTAAAATATGGTACTGTTATGTGTTCACGCTCAGTTATTCAAAATCTGTGGAATCCCATTGCTTTTATAAATGGTGGAGGGCTTTGTCTGCGATGGTTTAGAGATGAAATAGCCCATCAGGAAACAGAAGAAGTTGAAGCAAAAGGGCAAGATTCCTATAAATTTCTTGATAAGCTGGCCTCTGAAATTCCGCCTGGCAGTGATAAGCTGCTCTTTATTCCTCATCTCGGAGGAAGAGTCTTACCAGCCCAACCCAATTTGAGAGGGAGTTGGGTTGGCTTCAGCTGGGGGCAGAGTAAAAATCATTTTTACCGATCCATTCTTGAAGGTATAGCTTATGAATACTACTACTATTTGAAGATTATGAAAAATCTCTATCCCGATATTGAATTTAAGGAGGTTAGGGTTTTAGGTGGGGGATCGAAGAGTCAGTTGTGGAATCAAATAAAGGCAGATACTCTTAATATTTCCTATGCCATAGTTACCCAGCAAGAACCAGCTATTCTGGGTAGTGCAATTATTGGTGGCTATGCTGTGGGGCTATTTGATGACTTGGCTAAAACTTCACAAAAATTTGTTCGGGTCAAAGATCGAATAGAACCCCGAGCCGAATATCAGGAACACTATAAAAAATATGCTGAAATCTATATTGGTTTAATTGATAATCTTACTAATACTTTTCAAAGACTTGCACAATTAAAAGAACCTTCTTGGTCTGGACCGGGGAAGGTTAAATAG
- a CDS encoding glucose 1-dehydrogenase, translating into MSFEDKVVIVTGAAVGIGKATVIAFAEKGAKVVVADIDVEKGKQTSSFIGGDAFFIELNVADRKSVNNMVKDVMNRFGRVDILVNNAGIYYQGDVIETTEEEWDKVMAVNLKGMYLCSHYVIPVMLERGSGVVVNVASEAGLVGIADQVAYNVSKAGVISLTKSMAVDFAQKGVRVNAVCPGTTETPLVKNALKRSKNPENERRKLEECRPLNRLGRPEEIAAAILAMASDHLGYATGSVLSIDGGYTAK; encoded by the coding sequence ATGAGTTTTGAAGATAAAGTTGTTATAGTTACGGGGGCTGCCGTGGGAATTGGCAAGGCCACAGTTATAGCTTTTGCGGAAAAAGGTGCCAAAGTCGTTGTAGCTGATATTGATGTCGAAAAAGGTAAACAGACTAGTTCTTTCATTGGTGGGGACGCCTTTTTTATTGAACTAAACGTAGCCGACAGAAAAAGTGTGAATAATATGGTTAAAGACGTTATGAATAGATTTGGCAGGGTAGATATTTTAGTTAATAATGCTGGAATCTATTATCAAGGTGATGTAATTGAAACGACTGAAGAAGAATGGGATAAAGTGATGGCCGTAAATCTAAAGGGGATGTATCTTTGTTCTCATTATGTCATACCAGTTATGCTTGAGAGAGGTAGCGGTGTAGTGGTTAATGTTGCTTCCGAAGCCGGTCTTGTTGGCATTGCCGATCAGGTAGCTTATAATGTTTCCAAAGCGGGAGTTATTTCTCTGACTAAAAGTATGGCTGTAGACTTTGCCCAGAAAGGGGTACGGGTTAATGCAGTATGTCCGGGAACAACAGAGACTCCGTTAGTTAAAAATGCTTTGAAGAGATCTAAAAATCCAGAAAATGAAAGACGTAAACTTGAAGAATGCCGCCCCTTAAATAGATTAGGAAGACCAGAAGAAATAGCCGCAGCAATTTTAGCCATGGCTTCTGATCATTTAGGATACGCCACTGGATCTGTCCTTTCTATTGATGGCGGTTATACCGCAAAATAG
- a CDS encoding sugar phosphate isomerase/epimerase, which yields MQYSISNWIYATEDLEKSLQRLAKYKYDAVELEGEPDKAKYEPKKVKKMLQKYGLKVSSIAGMYLWKEEIKRDLASSDIKIRDQTIKYLFKCIDYAQLIGAKLVIIVPAAVSKLSPSLSKKEDWKNSVKAVREVAKYAKKKDILLAVEPINRYETYLVNNIRDALYFTSEVNSTHVKIMADTFHMNIEERDIPEAIRIAGNNLINIHIADSNRCSVGRGHINFKALIKALKKINYQYALTLEPLPPISDPYLALEGGFSENIFDQYAAESIMGLKYFEGIT from the coding sequence ATGCAATATTCTATCAGCAACTGGATATATGCAACGGAAGACTTGGAAAAGAGCCTTCAAAGGTTAGCAAAATACAAATATGATGCGGTTGAACTTGAAGGAGAACCCGATAAGGCGAAATATGAACCTAAAAAGGTCAAAAAAATGTTACAGAAGTATGGACTTAAAGTTTCTTCTATTGCTGGAATGTATTTATGGAAAGAAGAAATAAAAAGAGATCTGGCTTCATCAGATATTAAAATCAGGGATCAGACGATTAAATATTTGTTCAAGTGTATAGATTATGCCCAGTTAATAGGTGCAAAGCTTGTTATTATTGTCCCCGCTGCTGTATCTAAATTAAGTCCATCTCTAAGCAAAAAAGAAGACTGGAAAAATTCCGTGAAGGCAGTTCGGGAAGTAGCGAAATATGCTAAGAAAAAAGATATTTTGCTGGCAGTAGAGCCGATAAATAGGTATGAAACTTATTTGGTCAATAATATCCGGGATGCTTTATATTTTACCAGCGAGGTAAATTCAACTCATGTAAAAATTATGGCTGATACTTTTCATATGAATATAGAGGAACGAGATATACCAGAAGCAATTAGAATAGCCGGTAATAACCTGATTAACATTCATATAGCAGACAGTAATCGTTGTTCAGTAGGAAGAGGACATATAAACTTTAAAGCCCTTATTAAGGCATTGAAGAAAATAAATTATCAATATGCTTTAACTTTAGAACCATTACCACCGATTTCTGACCCATACCTTGCTCTTGAAGGAGGATTTTCAGAAAATATTTTCGATCAATATGCTGCAGAAAGTATCATGGGCTTGAAATATTTCGAAGGTATTACCTGA
- a CDS encoding oxidoreductase — MEKIKFCLIGAGRAGMVHARNYEFGITDTKIVAVVDTNKKIAEEAAIELSANNFFIDFEEALRCEKFDAVCIAAPTFIHAETVIRAADAGKHIFCEKPLSSTLEEADQMEKTIKKNQVKFQIGFMRRFDQNFLKAKKIIEQGEIGTPILVKSVGRGPGLPPKWYCDVKRSNGLLAEVNSHDFDSMRWLVGSEYEQVFAMADNFKCPQYKEKYPDFYDTAAVNLRFKNGVLGMIDGCCPATYGYDARMEILGTEGMLQIGSQQAYSVLVWNNKSQLIKEGNKSWRILFKDAYLEEDKHFVNCILNNEDPKVGIKDGEKAIEIVIAANKSIKTGKPVKL; from the coding sequence ATGGAAAAAATAAAGTTTTGTTTAATTGGAGCCGGTAGAGCAGGAATGGTTCATGCAAGAAACTATGAATTTGGAATAACTGATACAAAAATTGTTGCAGTTGTGGATACTAATAAAAAGATTGCTGAGGAAGCTGCCATAGAGCTAAGTGCCAATAATTTTTTTATCGACTTTGAAGAAGCGTTAAGATGTGAAAAATTTGATGCAGTTTGTATTGCAGCGCCGACCTTCATTCATGCTGAAACGGTTATTCGAGCAGCTGATGCCGGAAAGCATATTTTCTGTGAAAAACCGCTTTCTTCTACTTTGGAAGAAGCAGATCAAATGGAAAAAACAATAAAAAAAAATCAGGTGAAGTTTCAAATTGGGTTTATGAGGAGGTTTGATCAAAATTTCTTAAAAGCTAAAAAAATTATCGAACAAGGAGAAATAGGGACTCCCATTCTTGTAAAATCTGTAGGACGAGGACCCGGTTTACCACCAAAGTGGTACTGTGATGTAAAAAGAAGCAATGGGCTTTTAGCAGAGGTTAACAGCCATGATTTTGATTCTATGAGGTGGTTAGTTGGCAGTGAATATGAACAAGTATTTGCTATGGCTGATAATTTTAAATGCCCCCAATATAAGGAAAAATATCCTGATTTCTATGATACTGCTGCAGTTAATTTAAGATTTAAAAACGGAGTTTTGGGCATGATTGATGGATGTTGTCCTGCTACCTATGGTTATGATGCGAGGATGGAAATTTTAGGAACAGAGGGAATGCTACAAATAGGTTCCCAACAGGCCTATTCAGTTTTAGTATGGAATAATAAGAGTCAACTAATTAAAGAAGGCAATAAAAGCTGGAGGATTTTATTCAAGGATGCATACTTAGAAGAAGATAAGCATTTTGTTAACTGTATATTAAATAATGAAGATCCAAAAGTTGGTATTAAAGATGGGGAAAAAGCGATTGAAATAGTTATTGCTGCAAATAAATCGATTAAGACCGGTAAACCAGTTAAATTATAA
- a CDS encoding GntR family transcriptional regulator yields MIKINVDTLDKNSPIPLYFQLEEILKERIETGELQPGDLLSSEKELSEKYQISRPTIRQALRGLINEGLLYREKGKGTFIAKPKIDYGFIQRLTTFYDDMVEKGYIPKTKVIKQEVKIARGTTANKLNILKGEKIIFLNRIRFVENEPVVSVMNFIPYKLCPSLINEDLENKSLYRTLINKYELKPYRAKITLEPIVAEEYDSQILKIKLGAPMHLMQNITYTKDNIAMDYFESRFRGDKGKVRVELYNEI; encoded by the coding sequence ATGATAAAAATAAATGTAGACACATTAGATAAAAATTCACCCATACCATTATATTTCCAATTAGAAGAGATATTAAAAGAGAGGATCGAAACTGGAGAATTACAGCCAGGTGATTTACTGTCCTCAGAAAAAGAATTATCCGAAAAATATCAAATTAGCAGGCCGACCATTAGGCAAGCATTAAGAGGATTGATCAATGAAGGCTTACTTTATCGCGAAAAGGGGAAAGGAACTTTTATAGCAAAACCTAAGATAGATTATGGGTTTATCCAAAGATTAACTACATTCTACGATGATATGGTAGAAAAAGGGTATATACCAAAAACAAAGGTCATTAAACAGGAAGTAAAGATTGCGAGAGGAACAACAGCTAATAAGTTAAACATCCTGAAAGGTGAAAAGATTATTTTTCTTAACAGGATAAGATTTGTTGAGAATGAACCAGTCGTTAGCGTAATGAATTTTATTCCTTATAAATTATGTCCGAGCTTAATAAATGAAGATTTAGAGAATAAGTCACTCTATCGTACACTTATTAATAAGTATGAATTAAAACCATATAGGGCAAAAATTACCCTGGAACCGATTGTCGCCGAAGAATATGATTCTCAAATTTTAAAAATTAAATTAGGAGCCCCGATGCACTTAATGCAAAATATTACTTATACAAAGGATAATATAGCAATGGATTATTTTGAATCGCGTTTTAGGGGAGATAAAGGGAAAGTAAGGGTTGAACTTTATAACGAAATATAA
- a CDS encoding SDR family oxidoreductase, whose amino-acid sequence MNIEKRLEGKVAIVTGAASGIGEAVSKIFSINACKVALIDINKKRLKQVEADIYKTNGISLTFCADVTDEDKVIKFFKQTIDEWGHLDILVNSAGRDSLSPPVSEVTLEEWNKTIGPNMTGVFLCCREAFRYMEKQKSGGRIINMGSTSAMLASGPGHSPYRASKHGMMGFSKNILIEGKDKNIGVTVINPSHVKTPMTEIIDQGLYDGSLKAYLDGWLDEKEYKEGIYASCIDVENVAEITLYIATRTPDVTIPHITIYPTHKIHRYGMEV is encoded by the coding sequence ATGAATATAGAAAAAAGATTGGAAGGGAAAGTAGCCATCGTAACTGGCGCAGCATCTGGAATTGGAGAAGCTGTCTCAAAGATTTTTTCCATTAATGCCTGCAAAGTTGCCTTGATAGATATTAATAAGAAACGTTTGAAACAAGTGGAAGCCGATATTTACAAAACCAATGGTATATCCCTTACTTTTTGTGCCGATGTAACTGATGAAGATAAGGTCATTAAGTTTTTTAAGCAGACTATAGATGAATGGGGTCATTTGGATATTTTAGTCAATAGTGCCGGCCGTGATTCGCTTTCTCCACCAGTTTCTGAAGTTACATTGGAGGAATGGAATAAAACCATTGGTCCAAACATGACCGGCGTTTTCTTATGCTGTCGTGAGGCCTTCAGGTATATGGAAAAACAAAAGTCCGGCGGTAGAATTATCAACATGGGATCTACCTCTGCCATGCTTGCATCAGGTCCTGGCCATAGCCCCTACCGGGCTTCAAAACATGGTATGATGGGTTTTAGTAAAAATATTTTGATTGAAGGTAAGGATAAGAATATCGGTGTGACCGTGATCAATCCTTCTCATGTAAAGACACCAATGACCGAAATCATTGACCAGGGTCTTTATGATGGCTCTCTGAAAGCATACCTTGATGGATGGTTAGACGAAAAGGAATACAAAGAGGGAATTTATGCAAGCTGTATTGATGTTGAAAACGTGGCTGAAATAACCCTCTATATTGCCACAAGAACTCCTGATGTGACCATCCCACATATTACAATCTATCCTACTCATAAAATTCATCGCTACGGAATGGAAGTCTAA
- a CDS encoding glucose 1-dehydrogenase gives MRLILKRVVHKKTKEDNLFKRCFEGKVAIISGAGQGIGKQIALDLYSEGAKIAAFDIKEEQVNNLKEELNFNNNKIIIFQADVSKSNQVSKVVKETINYFGKIDLLINNAGILSYASIEDTTDDILEKILSVNLKGVMYCVREVVPFMKKNQYGRIVNISSITGKRGDNNTSPCYGASKGGIITLTKSLARQLGPYGINVNAVAPHAIMTSIMNGWDEEKKNKMRELIPVRRLGTVEDVSSAVLFLLSDASAFITGETININGGYYMD, from the coding sequence GTGAGGTTAATTTTAAAAAGGGTGGTTCATAAAAAAACGAAGGAAGATAACTTGTTTAAGAGATGCTTTGAAGGTAAGGTTGCCATAATATCTGGTGCAGGCCAAGGGATAGGTAAACAAATAGCCTTAGATTTGTATTCAGAGGGAGCAAAAATTGCTGCTTTTGATATTAAGGAAGAACAAGTAAATAATTTAAAAGAAGAGCTTAACTTTAATAATAATAAAATTATTATCTTTCAAGCTGATGTTTCCAAAAGTAATCAGGTAAGTAAGGTAGTAAAAGAAACCATAAATTATTTTGGTAAAATTGATTTATTAATAAATAATGCTGGGATTTTGAGTTATGCTTCTATTGAAGATACCACAGATGATATCCTAGAAAAAATATTGTCAGTTAATTTAAAAGGAGTTATGTATTGTGTTCGCGAAGTTGTGCCTTTCATGAAAAAAAATCAGTACGGACGAATTGTAAATATTTCTTCCATCACTGGGAAACGAGGAGATAATAATACTTCACCATGTTATGGGGCTTCAAAAGGTGGAATAATTACTTTAACCAAATCATTAGCCAGGCAATTAGGTCCTTATGGTATTAACGTTAATGCAGTAGCACCTCATGCTATAATGACATCTATCATGAATGGTTGGGATGAAGAAAAGAAAAATAAGATGAGAGAGTTAATACCAGTTAGACGTTTAGGAACGGTTGAAGATGTATCATCGGCAGTGTTGTTTTTATTATCGGATGCCTCTGCTTTTATTACAGGAGAAACGATTAATATCAATGGTGGATATTATATGGATTAG
- the deoC gene encoding deoxyribose-phosphate aldolase, with the protein MVHSNQMFRLINEMNLTYENLSSKIDNAILKPNMKISDIEAFCHQSVKYQFASVAVNSGFASIAKCITNKSNTKLCCAIGFPLGLTSVFCKAVEIEDAINSGADELDFVINIGRLKSQDYFYIENELKELVKAAEGRTTKLIIETCYLNKNEKINICKCALNTGVNFIKTSTGFGKKGATVDDVRLIKSIVKDYCQVKAAGGIKNLKDTLRLISNGADRIGTNSGVKIMDEFRKMIKTY; encoded by the coding sequence ATGGTTCATTCTAATCAGATGTTTAGATTAATAAACGAAATGAATCTTACCTATGAAAATTTAAGCTCAAAAATAGATAATGCTATTCTAAAACCTAATATGAAGATTTCAGATATCGAGGCTTTTTGCCATCAAAGTGTAAAATACCAGTTTGCCTCTGTAGCAGTCAATTCTGGATTCGCTTCCATTGCCAAATGTATTACTAATAAAAGTAATACGAAATTATGCTGCGCTATCGGTTTTCCTTTAGGGTTAACTTCAGTTTTTTGTAAGGCAGTAGAAATAGAAGATGCTATTAATTCAGGAGCGGATGAATTGGATTTTGTAATTAACATTGGGAGATTAAAATCTCAAGATTATTTTTATATTGAGAATGAATTAAAGGAACTGGTAAAAGCTGCAGAGGGTAGGACTACAAAATTAATCATAGAAACATGTTATTTAAATAAGAATGAAAAAATTAATATTTGCAAATGTGCTTTGAATACTGGTGTAAATTTTATTAAAACCTCTACCGGATTTGGTAAAAAAGGAGCAACAGTGGATGATGTAAGGTTAATAAAAAGTATTGTAAAAGATTATTGCCAAGTAAAAGCTGCGGGAGGAATCAAAAATTTAAAAGATACTTTGAGATTAATAAGCAATGGAGCAGACAGGATAGGTACTAATTCTGGAGTAAAAATTATGGATGAATTTAGAAAAATGATAAAAACTTATTAA
- the glpK gene encoding glycerol kinase: MDKKYVMAIDQGTSGTRVILFNRNGEIHSIAYQEIQQIYPKPGWVEHKPLEYWDSTMECIKEALKKGNVSPAEIAAIGVTNQRETTVLWNKDTGEPVYNAIVWMCRRTADICDDLKNKGYEKIVRKKTGLVIDAYFSATKIKWIIENVPGVKKEIANGKIYMGNIDSWLIWKLSGGAYHVTDFSNASRTMLFNIHTLQWDNELCNMLNIPVGIMPDVLPSSGILAKTDKRVFFGEEIPIAGDAGDQHAATIGQICFKPGMVKNTYGTGLALMMNIGEKPILSRNGLTTDLAWNIGGRVTYALEGVVFNGGTVIQWLRDGLRIIKSARESDELAEKVKDTGGVYFVSAFTGLCAPYWDMFARGLIIGITRGTTKEHITRSALESIAYQVRDVLEAMKTDSGEEIKTLRVDGGASKSNFLMQFQADILGVTVEKPAIIEMAALGAAYLAGLGVNFWNSTEELEHHWKLEKVYEPKMKEDIKEALYSGWKKAVKRSLNWAN; the protein is encoded by the coding sequence ATGGATAAAAAATATGTGATGGCTATTGACCAAGGGACAAGTGGTACAAGGGTTATTTTATTCAACCGGAATGGAGAAATACATTCCATAGCCTATCAAGAAATACAGCAAATATATCCTAAACCGGGATGGGTTGAACATAAGCCGTTAGAGTATTGGGATAGTACCATGGAGTGTATAAAAGAAGCATTAAAAAAAGGTAATGTTTCACCAGCGGAAATTGCAGCTATAGGGGTAACCAATCAAAGAGAAACAACTGTATTATGGAATAAGGATACAGGAGAACCAGTTTATAATGCTATTGTCTGGATGTGTCGCCGAACTGCCGATATCTGCGATGATTTAAAAAATAAAGGTTATGAAAAAATAGTTAGAAAAAAAACTGGTTTAGTGATAGATGCCTATTTTTCGGCTACGAAAATCAAATGGATTATAGAAAATGTACCTGGTGTAAAAAAGGAGATTGCTAACGGTAAAATATATATGGGGAATATTGATTCCTGGCTTATATGGAAATTAAGTGGAGGAGCTTATCATGTGACAGATTTTTCTAATGCCTCTCGAACGATGCTTTTTAATATTCATACACTTCAGTGGGATAATGAACTATGTAATATGTTGAATATACCTGTAGGTATTATGCCTGACGTATTACCTTCCAGTGGTATATTGGCCAAAACTGATAAACGGGTATTTTTTGGAGAAGAAATACCTATTGCTGGCGATGCAGGAGATCAACATGCAGCTACTATAGGACAGATTTGTTTTAAACCTGGTATGGTAAAAAATACCTATGGTACAGGGCTTGCTTTAATGATGAATATAGGAGAAAAGCCGATTTTATCGAGAAATGGACTTACCACTGATCTTGCCTGGAATATTGGGGGAAGGGTGACCTATGCATTAGAAGGGGTGGTCTTTAATGGTGGTACGGTTATACAATGGCTAAGAGATGGATTAAGAATAATCAAAAGCGCAAGAGAATCAGATGAACTAGCTGAAAAGGTAAAGGATACAGGCGGTGTTTATTTTGTATCTGCTTTTACGGGTCTTTGTGCACCTTATTGGGATATGTTTGCCAGAGGACTAATTATCGGAATTACTCGAGGTACTACTAAGGAACATATCACCAGGAGTGCTCTTGAGTCTATAGCATACCAGGTCAGAGATGTATTAGAAGCAATGAAGACTGATTCCGGTGAGGAAATAAAAACTTTAAGGGTAGATGGAGGTGCCTCGAAGAGTAATTTTTTAATGCAATTTCAAGCTGATATATTAGGTGTTACAGTAGAAAAACCAGCTATTATTGAAATGGCAGCTTTAGGAGCAGCATACCTTGCTGGTTTAGGAGTTAATTTTTGGAACAGCACAGAAGAGTTAGAACATCATTGGAAATTAGAGAAAGTATATGAACCAAAGATGAAAGAAGATATAAAAGAAGCACTATATAGTGGTTGGAAAAAAGCTGTCAAGAGATCTTTAAATTGGGCTAACTAA
- a CDS encoding Zn-dependent alcohol dehydrogenase, protein MPEINENELLIKVKACNICGTDIKILKYGYRQMKEGEHRILGHEVVGEVVKKGGNISTFNLGDRVAVAPNVGCGHCYLCAAGYNNLCNDYEAFGINLNGGFAEYMKVINKAIIGGNLIKIPENLNFLEASLNEPLSCVYNAYESLRIGPSDSVLIIGAGAMGLLHLILSKIAGARKLIISDISDDRLKLAKKYGADIILNPSRVNLKEEVFIHTAGKGADVIITACSIPSVQEEVLDLAAKLGRINFFGGLPEGKDSIMFKSNIVHYRQLNITATTGSTILQFIKSMEILSKKEFDIRGLITHTFGLKEIENAFEKVISGKGLKISIVP, encoded by the coding sequence ATGCCGGAAATCAATGAAAACGAATTACTAATAAAGGTTAAAGCCTGTAATATTTGTGGTACCGACATTAAGATATTAAAATATGGATATCGCCAAATGAAAGAAGGAGAACATAGAATCTTAGGACATGAGGTTGTAGGAGAGGTAGTTAAAAAAGGGGGAAATATATCTACATTTAATTTGGGGGATAGGGTTGCTGTAGCTCCCAATGTTGGATGTGGCCATTGTTATTTATGTGCAGCAGGATATAATAACCTATGCAATGATTATGAGGCATTCGGAATTAATCTGAATGGTGGATTTGCTGAGTATATGAAAGTGATAAATAAAGCAATTATTGGTGGGAATTTAATTAAAATACCTGAAAATCTTAATTTTCTTGAAGCTTCATTAAATGAACCCTTATCATGTGTGTACAATGCTTATGAATCTCTGAGAATTGGCCCAAGTGATAGTGTTTTAATTATAGGTGCTGGCGCTATGGGCTTACTTCACTTAATTCTTTCTAAAATTGCTGGAGCAAGAAAGCTAATAATTTCGGATATTAGTGACGATAGATTAAAATTAGCTAAAAAATATGGAGCAGATATTATTTTAAATCCCTCGAGAGTTAATTTAAAAGAGGAAGTATTTATTCATACTGCTGGAAAAGGAGCTGATGTTATCATAACTGCTTGTTCAATTCCATCTGTTCAAGAGGAGGTCCTGGATTTAGCCGCTAAGTTGGGAAGGATTAATTTTTTTGGAGGACTACCCGAAGGTAAAGATAGTATTATGTTTAAGTCTAATATTGTTCACTACAGACAGTTAAATATAACAGCAACCACAGGATCAACTATTTTACAATTTATAAAATCAATGGAAATTTTAAGTAAAAAAGAATTTGATATTCGAGGGTTAATTACTCATACTTTTGGTTTGAAAGAAATTGAAAATGCCTTCGAGAAAGTAATTTCTGGAAAAGGACTAAAAATCTCAATCGTGCCTTAA